Proteins co-encoded in one Flavobacteriaceae bacterium MAR_2009_75 genomic window:
- a CDS encoding ZIP family zinc transporter, with the protein MQQVIEYFESIDPILAAFYATLFTWGLTAAGAALVFFFKNPNRAVMDGMLGFTGGVMVAASFWSLLAPGIEMSPGEGFVKVIPAAVGFFLGALFLFGLDKILPHLHLNFKEGDAEGVKTPWHRTTLLTLAITLHNIPEGLAVGVLFGGVAAGFDGATIGGAVALAIGIGLQNFPEGFAVAMPLRRQGLTRKRSFMYGQASALVEPVAAVIGAWAVLTFQPILPYALSFAAGAMIFVVVEEVIPETQQDKHSDIAVMGFIGGFIIMMTLDVGLG; encoded by the coding sequence ATGCAACAAGTCATTGAGTATTTTGAATCTATAGACCCCATCTTAGCCGCATTCTATGCTACGCTTTTTACTTGGGGCCTAACTGCAGCAGGGGCTGCCTTGGTCTTTTTCTTTAAAAACCCCAATAGAGCTGTGATGGATGGCATGTTAGGCTTTACGGGAGGTGTAATGGTTGCCGCCAGTTTTTGGAGTCTCTTGGCGCCCGGTATTGAAATGAGTCCGGGCGAAGGCTTTGTAAAAGTGATTCCGGCGGCGGTCGGTTTTTTTCTTGGGGCGCTTTTTCTCTTCGGATTGGATAAAATTTTACCTCACTTGCACTTGAATTTCAAGGAAGGTGATGCAGAGGGCGTGAAAACGCCTTGGCACCGTACCACCCTTTTAACTTTGGCTATAACACTTCATAATATTCCCGAGGGCCTCGCTGTGGGCGTGCTCTTTGGCGGGGTTGCTGCTGGTTTCGATGGCGCTACTATAGGTGGAGCCGTTGCTCTGGCAATTGGTATCGGATTGCAGAATTTTCCTGAAGGGTTTGCTGTAGCCATGCCCTTAAGAAGACAAGGGCTTACCAGAAAAAGAAGTTTTATGTACGGTCAGGCATCTGCGCTGGTTGAACCTGTGGCCGCTGTTATTGGAGCATGGGCCGTATTGACTTTTCAACCTATTCTACCTTACGCGCTCTCTTTTGCCGCAGGCGCCATGATTTTTGTGGTAGTCGAAGAGGTAATACCTGAAACCCAACAAGATAAGCACTCCGATATAGCTGTTATGGGGTTTATAGGAGGGTTTATCATTATGATGACTTTGGATGTGGGATTGGGGTAA
- a CDS encoding cobalt-zinc-cadmium efflux system membrane fusion protein (manually curated) → MRKPIYILIISQIILLHSCGEKQNVENLASETENSDESITITKEQFNTGGMTLGSLEEKSFPTTIKTNGMIDVPPENRAVVSATMGGYIKQTPLLIGDSVKKGQMLVIIENPEFVTLQQDYMEVKQQLTFLESEYNRQKTLREENITSQKSFLKAESDFKTAHARSNGLKKQLSMLNISSAQVEKGNISSTATIYAPISGSITKMNVTKGTFVSPASPILEIIDNNHIHLELSVFEKDIMKIKKGQPIRFLIPEASDKTFEAEVYLIGTSIDENRTIKVHGHLHEESQNNFLTGMFIDAAIITENSHGKGLPSTAIVEDNDKFFVLRAIESNDKQYVFEQIEVMIKNISDGFTEISNPERFSTSDKFLTKGAFDMVSEKTGGHGL, encoded by the exons ATGAGAAAACCAATTTATATACTTATCATCTCCCAAATCATACTTCTACATAGCTGTGGTGAGAAACAGAACGTCGAGAATTTAGCTTCTGAAACTGAAAATAGCGATGAAAGCATAACAATTACGAAAGAACAATTCAATACCGGTGGCATGACCTTGGGAAGCCTTGAAGAAAAGTCTTTTCCGACAACCATAAAGACCAATGGAATGATAGATGTGCCACCGGAAAACAGGGCGGTGGTAAGTGCCACTATGGGTGGTTATATTAAACAAACACCTTTACTTATAGGAGATTCAGTTAAGAAGGGACAAATGTTGGTCATCATCGAAAACCCTGAATTTGTTACCCTACAGCAAGACTACATGGAAGTCAAACAACAGCTGACCTTTCTAGAATCGGAATATAATCGCCAGAAAACTCTAAGGGAAGAAAATATAACTTCTCAAAAAAGTTTTCTAAAGGCGGAAAGCGATTTTAAAACTGCCCATGCACGGTCTAACGGACTTAAAAAACAATTATCAATGCTAAATATCTCTTCTGCTCAAGTTGAAAAGGGAAATATAAGTTCGACAGCAACTATCTATGCC CCCATTAGCGGAAGCATTACCAAAATGAACGTGACAAAAGGCACCTTTGTATCGCCAGCCTCCCCTATTCTAGAAATCATCGACAACAATCATATTCATCTCGAACTTTCCGTTTTCGAAAAAGATATTATGAAAATTAAAAAGGGGCAACCCATTAGGTTTTTAATTCCAGAAGCCTCCGATAAAACTTTTGAAGCAGAGGTTTATTTAATCGGCACATCCATAGACGAAAACCGCACAATCAAAGTACACGGTCATTTACATGAAGAGAGTCAAAATAACTTTCTAACAGGTATGTTTATCGATGCGGCCATTATTACCGAAAACAGCCATGGCAAGGGCTTACCTTCAACAGCCATTGTAGAAGATAACGATAAATTTTTTGTGCTAAGGGCCATAGAAAGCAATGATAAACAATATGTCTTTGAACAGATTGAGGTTATGATCAAAAATATTTCCGATGGCTTTACAGAAATCTCAAATCCGGAGCGATTTTCAACTTCAGACAAGTTTCTCACAAAAGGGGCATTTGACATGGTTAGCGAAAAAACTGGGGGTCATGGTCTTTGA
- a CDS encoding cobalt-zinc-cadmium resistance protein CzcA: MLSFLINFSIRNKFIVFLFTGLITGFGIYSLTQIPIGAVPDITNNQVQVITTSRNLSTQDIEQFITFPVELEMANLPGVQEIRSISKFGLSVVTIVFDDDLGTYLPRQLIAEKIKSASEKIPEGFGTPEMGPITTGLGEIYQYVLDVKPGYEDLYNPTELRTIQDWVIKRQLSGIPGVVEVNSWGGFLKQYEVAIKTEKLNAMNITAQEVFTALEKNNNVAGGGYIEKVDQAYFIRGEGLVETLEDIKNIMVTRKNNIPVYVKDIAEVGYGSATRFGAITGNGEGEKVLGQVMMLKNANSKKVIDAVNERVQAISTLLPKGVYINPFLDRSELIAKTTFTISENLILGFLIVIFVVVLLLGNFRSGLVVASVIPLCLLFALSLMYIFGVDANLMSLGAIDFGIIIDGAVIIVEFVAYQITAKSTELQALNSAEMQAEKDTITFKGASKMMNSAIFGQLIILIVFIPILSLSGVEGKMFKPMALAFSFALIGAMVLCFTYVPVVASLFLKPSLSSDKNISVRLMKWLNARYDPIIDWALRSKKLVLGLAALLLIITVVLFSRMGGEFVPTLDEGDFVIQPVLKTGTSLGKTVEITTKIEKILINTFPEVRQVVTRIGAAEVPTDPMSMEESDVIIVLKPKSEWVSAESKDELANKFKEALAVIPGMNVEFTQPIEMRFNELITGVRADIAIKIFGEDLNILSIKGNEIKNLIENVAGAADISVEKIVGLPQMNVKYNRAKIARYGLNIEDLNSMVSMGFAGRTVGSVFEGEKRFDLVVRLNSENRKDIDNLKNLYVDIPNGGKIPLSELAEVSYQKGAAKIARDNTQRRIVVGINVRDRDLQSVVDDVQQLINGNITLPKGYYITYGGQFENLQSAKSRLLIAVPIALLLIFVLLYFAFKSVKEALLIYSAIPLSAVGGVLLLWFRDMPFSISAGVGFIALFGIAVLNGIVLIEHFKELKKQHYEDMESLIKQGTKDRLRAVLLTAAAAALGFLPMAISTNAGAEVQRPLATVVIGGLITATILTLVVLPVLYILFEKRKIEAKKPALNKNVSIGLIFIALTFSSVGNAQENQKNLEELIALAIQNNADLKAAHLNMKQSEALIGSAFNFDKTSVYYQLDQNNLSVGDLPLNVFGVQQDFLFPTVYFAKKKVNKANLNLSSSRYAVQEKELKREVTSAFYTYLYAQEKKAIYLRLDSLYQNFANMAKRRFELGETNYLEKIMASSKQRQLQIALEQAHQDVVIASNDISAKTQIKDSLRIAPVLMDKITLSQVNIEKTVEMTYVQNTIDLAKAKRKMEVQHLLPDISLSYFQGTNSAFEGHLYGYQAGLKIPLFFGGNTSRIKASKIAEQIKVEKSKSFRIKMNARYKELRAQYEKLAKALEYYEVEGAELSEEILKTADLSFKNGEIDFFQYIQSIENANEIQLNRLENLNKYNQTVIQLNYLSL; the protein is encoded by the coding sequence ATGCTTTCATTTTTAATAAATTTCAGTATACGTAACAAGTTTATCGTATTTCTATTTACCGGCCTTATTACAGGTTTTGGCATTTATTCTTTAACCCAGATTCCTATTGGTGCGGTGCCTGATATTACCAATAATCAAGTGCAGGTAATTACTACCTCTCGAAACTTATCTACTCAAGATATAGAGCAATTTATCACCTTTCCCGTAGAGCTTGAAATGGCAAATTTGCCGGGGGTACAAGAGATTCGTTCAATTTCAAAGTTCGGACTCTCAGTAGTAACCATTGTTTTTGATGATGACCTTGGCACCTATTTACCGCGTCAATTGATTGCGGAGAAAATCAAATCGGCTTCCGAAAAAATTCCTGAGGGTTTTGGTACGCCAGAGATGGGACCTATAACCACCGGCTTGGGAGAAATCTACCAATATGTTCTAGATGTAAAGCCCGGTTATGAAGATTTATATAATCCTACCGAATTACGCACTATTCAAGATTGGGTCATAAAACGTCAACTTTCTGGTATTCCTGGGGTGGTAGAGGTGAATAGCTGGGGTGGCTTTCTGAAACAATATGAAGTTGCCATCAAAACGGAAAAACTGAACGCCATGAACATCACGGCGCAAGAAGTTTTTACCGCATTGGAGAAAAACAATAACGTTGCCGGCGGCGGTTATATTGAAAAGGTCGATCAGGCCTATTTTATACGTGGCGAGGGGTTGGTGGAAACCCTCGAGGACATCAAAAACATTATGGTCACGCGAAAAAACAATATTCCTGTCTACGTTAAAGACATAGCCGAGGTAGGCTATGGTAGCGCTACCCGTTTCGGTGCGATTACCGGAAATGGTGAAGGCGAGAAAGTACTTGGTCAAGTGATGATGCTCAAAAATGCCAACTCGAAAAAAGTTATCGACGCGGTAAACGAGCGTGTCCAGGCCATTTCAACATTACTGCCCAAAGGGGTTTATATAAATCCGTTTTTGGATCGTAGTGAACTTATCGCCAAAACGACCTTTACCATTTCTGAAAACCTCATTTTAGGTTTTCTGATTGTCATTTTTGTGGTAGTACTCTTATTAGGAAACTTCAGGTCTGGCCTAGTTGTCGCTTCTGTCATTCCGTTATGTTTGTTATTTGCACTATCTCTCATGTATATTTTTGGGGTAGATGCCAACCTCATGAGCTTAGGAGCTATCGATTTCGGAATCATAATTGACGGAGCGGTAATTATAGTTGAATTTGTAGCCTATCAGATTACCGCTAAAAGCACTGAACTTCAGGCTCTAAATTCGGCAGAAATGCAAGCTGAAAAAGATACTATTACGTTCAAAGGTGCCTCGAAAATGATGAATTCTGCCATTTTCGGACAGTTGATTATTCTTATTGTTTTCATTCCTATTTTATCATTGAGTGGGGTTGAAGGCAAAATGTTCAAACCCATGGCATTGGCCTTTAGCTTTGCCCTCATCGGTGCAATGGTATTGTGTTTTACCTATGTACCCGTGGTGGCCTCTTTATTTCTCAAACCTTCACTTTCTTCCGATAAGAACATTTCTGTTCGATTGATGAAATGGTTGAATGCCCGTTACGACCCGATTATTGATTGGGCCTTACGCAGCAAAAAACTGGTATTAGGTCTGGCAGCTCTACTTTTGATAATAACCGTGGTGCTATTCTCAAGAATGGGGGGTGAATTCGTACCTACTTTAGATGAAGGAGACTTTGTAATTCAACCTGTACTCAAAACAGGAACATCTCTTGGCAAGACTGTAGAAATCACCACTAAAATCGAAAAAATTCTCATCAATACCTTTCCAGAAGTACGTCAGGTCGTAACCCGCATCGGGGCGGCAGAAGTGCCTACCGATCCTATGTCGATGGAAGAAAGTGACGTGATTATTGTGCTCAAACCAAAAAGCGAATGGGTATCTGCAGAAAGCAAAGACGAATTGGCAAATAAGTTCAAAGAAGCCTTGGCCGTCATTCCCGGCATGAATGTCGAATTCACCCAGCCCATTGAAATGCGGTTTAACGAGCTTATCACTGGCGTTCGTGCCGATATAGCCATAAAAATTTTTGGAGAAGACCTCAATATATTGAGTATAAAGGGCAATGAAATCAAAAACCTAATCGAAAATGTAGCAGGTGCCGCCGATATCTCTGTAGAGAAGATTGTAGGACTTCCGCAAATGAATGTCAAATATAATCGGGCCAAGATAGCACGCTATGGTCTCAATATTGAAGATTTGAATAGTATGGTTTCCATGGGCTTTGCAGGTCGAACCGTTGGAAGTGTTTTTGAAGGTGAGAAACGTTTTGATTTGGTCGTTCGCCTAAATTCAGAAAACCGAAAAGATATTGACAATCTTAAAAATCTGTATGTAGATATTCCAAACGGAGGAAAGATTCCACTGAGCGAACTTGCTGAAGTCAGTTATCAAAAAGGGGCCGCCAAAATTGCGCGGGATAACACCCAAAGACGGATTGTTGTCGGTATTAATGTAAGAGACCGTGATTTACAGTCGGTAGTAGATGATGTGCAACAACTGATCAACGGGAATATAACGCTGCCTAAGGGTTATTATATAACTTACGGAGGTCAGTTCGAGAATTTGCAGAGTGCCAAATCTCGGCTTCTAATAGCAGTGCCCATTGCACTACTATTAATTTTTGTGCTACTCTATTTCGCATTTAAATCCGTCAAGGAAGCCCTATTGATATATTCGGCGATTCCTTTATCAGCCGTTGGTGGGGTTTTGCTCCTATGGTTTCGTGATATGCCCTTTAGTATTTCTGCCGGGGTGGGTTTTATAGCACTTTTCGGGATTGCGGTGCTTAACGGTATTGTGCTCATCGAACATTTTAAAGAGCTCAAAAAACAACATTATGAAGATATGGAATCATTAATAAAGCAGGGCACCAAAGACCGTTTACGAGCCGTATTGTTAACTGCGGCGGCGGCGGCCTTAGGCTTCTTACCCATGGCCATTTCTACCAACGCAGGCGCCGAAGTACAACGCCCTCTGGCCACAGTTGTTATCGGCGGACTTATTACGGCAACTATACTAACTTTGGTAGTACTTCCGGTACTTTATATTCTATTCGAAAAGCGAAAAATTGAAGCGAAAAAACCTGCTCTTAATAAAAATGTGAGCATAGGGCTCATATTTATTGCCCTAACTTTTTCCTCTGTTGGAAACGCTCAAGAGAATCAGAAGAACTTAGAAGAACTCATTGCCTTGGCTATCCAAAACAATGCAGATCTGAAAGCGGCCCATCTGAATATGAAACAATCAGAGGCATTGATTGGTTCGGCATTCAATTTCGATAAGACTTCTGTATACTATCAACTCGATCAGAACAATTTATCTGTGGGCGACCTACCACTCAATGTTTTTGGGGTACAACAAGATTTCTTATTTCCTACAGTGTATTTCGCCAAGAAGAAAGTGAACAAAGCGAATTTAAACCTGAGTTCTAGCCGCTACGCCGTACAAGAAAAAGAATTAAAACGAGAGGTGACTTCTGCATTTTATACATATCTATATGCCCAGGAAAAAAAAGCGATTTATTTGCGTTTGGATAGTTTGTACCAAAACTTCGCGAATATGGCAAAACGCCGTTTCGAATTGGGCGAAACAAATTATTTGGAGAAAATAATGGCCTCATCAAAACAACGACAACTGCAAATTGCCCTAGAACAAGCACACCAAGATGTCGTCATTGCCAGCAACGATATATCAGCAAAAACACAAATAAAAGATAGTCTACGTATCGCCCCTGTATTAATGGATAAAATAACCTTGAGCCAAGTGAATATTGAGAAAACGGTAGAAATGACTTACGTTCAAAATACCATTGACCTGGCAAAAGCCAAGCGAAAAATGGAAGTTCAACATCTGTTACCCGATATTAGCTTATCCTATTTTCAAGGTACCAATAGTGCTTTTGAAGGCCATCTTTATGGATATCAAGCAGGTCTAAAAATTCCATTATTTTTTGGAGGAAATACTTCCCGAATAAAGGCCTCGAAAATTGCCGAGCAAATAAAGGTCGAAAAATCTAAATCATTTAGAATAAAAATGAATGCTCGTTATAAAGAGCTAAGGGCACAATATGAAAAACTGGCAAAAGCCTTGGAATATTACGAAGTTGAGGGCGCCGAGCTTTCTGAAGAGATTTTGAAAACAGCCGATTTAAGTTTTAAAAATGGGGAAATCGATTTTTTTCAATACATACAAAGTATCGAAAATGCCAATGAGATACAACTCAATAGACTCGAGAATTTGAATAAGTATAACCAAACGGTAATTCAGCTCAATTATCTCAGTTTATAA
- a CDS encoding glycosyl hydrolase family 63 — protein sequence MSKANLETKRLEAHYSKEKDWLKWGPYLSERQWGTVREDYSANGDAWNYLPHDHSRSRTYRWGEDGIAGLSDRYCNICFSVALWNGKDPILKERLFGLTGPEGNHGEDVKELYYYLENTPTHSYMKHLYKYPQNEFPYEHLVAENKKRGKHETEYELLDTGIFEKNEYFDVYTEYAKNEEEDILVKISIANRGPEKAEISLLPTLLIRNYWSFLGMEEKPIIKKEDSNEVSSVFINHEYVGKYRLYFEKPSKFLFTENETNVERIFNGENEHPYKKDLFHKAVIDNDFELAEKKTEGTKFSPLYQLEIEAGSTKTIKLRLSKEKIDAPLDEKFEAVFSQRTKESQSFLESVTENSTDEQREIQRQAFAGLLWTKQYYNYEVEQWLKGDPDTSPPKERLHGRNSGWTTFRNHDILSMPDAWEYPWFAAWDSAFHCVTFSMVDHEFAKKQLLLFTKEWYMAANGQIPAYEWNFSDVNPPVQAWAAIQIYQMEQRKTGKGDLDFLKRMFNKLALNFTWWVNREDSLNKNVFEGGFLGLDNIGVFDRSNGIPGGGVLEQVDGTSWMALYCLNMLEMAIEISLDDPAFEDMCIKYFGHFCFIAEALNKISVDSSGSWDEKDGFFYDTLILPNSERIPIKVRSISGLLSLAAVLNIRKERLDKLPRFKSSMEWYRKYRLENSKYQIIEEYRTDKDVLLSLVPRERLNVLINSILDETEFLSDYGIRSLSKAHENPYTVQIDGSSYSINYESAESRTDLFGGNSNWRGPIWMPMNYLFISTFKEYHNYFEDDLKYAYPSGSDNYLNLKEIAFEISKRLIAIFKEDAEGNRPVNSLDPEKYTDKYFKELILFYEYFDGNNGRGVGASHQTGWTALVANLIEEINR from the coding sequence ATGAGCAAGGCAAACCTAGAGACCAAGAGACTTGAAGCACATTATTCAAAAGAAAAGGATTGGCTGAAATGGGGGCCGTACCTAAGTGAACGTCAATGGGGTACGGTTCGTGAAGATTATAGTGCCAATGGCGATGCCTGGAATTATCTTCCGCACGATCATTCTCGCAGTAGAACCTACAGATGGGGCGAAGATGGTATCGCCGGTCTATCTGATCGGTATTGCAATATTTGCTTTTCAGTAGCGCTCTGGAACGGGAAAGATCCGATTTTAAAAGAACGTCTTTTTGGTCTTACCGGCCCAGAGGGCAATCATGGGGAAGATGTAAAAGAACTCTATTATTATCTCGAGAATACCCCCACCCACTCGTACATGAAGCATTTGTACAAATACCCTCAAAATGAATTTCCGTACGAGCATTTAGTGGCTGAAAATAAAAAAAGAGGTAAACACGAAACCGAGTATGAACTTTTAGATACCGGCATTTTCGAAAAGAACGAATATTTTGATGTGTATACGGAGTATGCCAAAAATGAAGAGGAAGATATACTCGTCAAAATTTCAATTGCCAACCGAGGCCCTGAAAAAGCTGAAATCAGTCTGTTACCTACCCTCTTGATCCGTAATTATTGGAGTTTTTTGGGTATGGAGGAAAAACCCATCATCAAAAAAGAAGATAGCAATGAAGTTTCAAGCGTCTTTATAAATCATGAATATGTAGGTAAGTATCGTTTATATTTTGAGAAGCCTTCAAAGTTTTTGTTTACCGAGAACGAAACTAATGTCGAACGCATTTTTAATGGAGAAAATGAACATCCTTATAAAAAAGACCTTTTTCATAAAGCTGTAATCGACAACGATTTTGAGTTGGCGGAAAAGAAAACCGAGGGTACAAAATTTTCACCACTGTATCAACTTGAAATTGAGGCCGGGTCAACTAAAACTATAAAACTTCGGTTGTCAAAAGAAAAAATAGATGCTCCGCTCGATGAGAAATTTGAAGCTGTTTTTTCACAACGCACAAAAGAATCTCAGTCGTTTCTTGAATCGGTTACCGAAAACTCCACTGACGAACAACGAGAAATTCAACGACAGGCCTTTGCAGGTCTGCTTTGGACGAAACAATACTATAATTATGAAGTGGAACAATGGTTAAAGGGCGACCCTGATACATCTCCGCCAAAAGAACGTTTACATGGCAGAAATAGTGGTTGGACCACCTTTCGAAACCATGACATTTTATCAATGCCAGATGCCTGGGAATACCCTTGGTTCGCCGCTTGGGATTCAGCTTTTCATTGTGTCACCTTCTCCATGGTCGACCATGAATTCGCCAAAAAACAGCTTCTATTGTTCACCAAAGAGTGGTACATGGCCGCAAACGGTCAAATACCGGCCTACGAATGGAATTTCAGTGATGTTAACCCACCTGTTCAAGCATGGGCGGCTATACAGATCTACCAGATGGAACAGCGAAAGACGGGTAAGGGAGATCTTGATTTTTTAAAGCGAATGTTCAATAAACTGGCCCTGAATTTCACTTGGTGGGTCAATCGTGAAGATAGTTTGAACAAAAATGTTTTTGAAGGAGGTTTTTTAGGCTTGGACAATATCGGGGTCTTCGACCGAAGTAATGGTATACCGGGCGGTGGGGTGCTTGAACAGGTCGATGGTACCTCTTGGATGGCGCTTTATTGTTTGAACATGCTTGAAATGGCAATTGAAATTTCTCTTGATGACCCTGCCTTTGAAGACATGTGCATCAAATATTTTGGGCACTTTTGTTTCATTGCCGAAGCATTGAACAAAATTTCAGTTGATTCGTCCGGTTCGTGGGACGAAAAAGATGGCTTCTTCTACGATACGTTGATTTTACCGAATTCCGAAAGAATTCCCATCAAGGTTCGGTCAATTTCAGGTCTGTTGTCACTTGCGGCAGTGCTCAATATTCGAAAAGAACGTTTAGATAAGCTACCTCGATTCAAATCGAGTATGGAATGGTACCGAAAATACCGTTTAGAGAACAGCAAATACCAAATAATCGAAGAATATCGAACCGATAAAGACGTGCTCTTATCTCTAGTACCTAGAGAACGGCTCAATGTTTTAATCAACAGCATTTTAGATGAGACCGAATTTTTGAGCGATTACGGTATTCGGTCGTTATCAAAAGCACATGAAAACCCCTATACGGTTCAAATTGACGGTAGTTCTTATAGTATCAATTATGAAAGTGCCGAATCGCGAACCGATCTCTTCGGAGGAAACTCAAACTGGCGTGGGCCAATTTGGATGCCCATGAACTATCTTTTCATTAGCACCTTTAAAGAATACCATAATTATTTTGAAGACGATTTAAAATACGCCTATCCGTCAGGTAGTGACAACTATCTAAATCTAAAGGAAATTGCTTTTGAAATCAGCAAACGACTTATTGCGATTTTCAAAGAAGATGCTGAAGGAAATCGACCTGTGAACTCGCTTGATCCTGAAAAATATACTGATAAGTATTTTAAAGAATTGATTTTGTTCTATGAATATTTTGATGGAAATAACGGGCGTGGCGTGGGTGCCTCTCACCAGACCGGATGGACGGCCCTCGTGGCCAATTTAATTGAAGAGATTAATCGATAA
- a CDS encoding hypothetical protein (manually curated) — MEKKRHGLWNFLIVLTLIICLAAFVLHYKNWTSMDNQGMKIVSGFYYQNINFSELDSVVLLDKIPPMERLNGFSAFEKEKGVFREFKDSLTDKKVYVFVDNYASSKIKLVHHDSLKLFLNLKDSTDTEQLFKTLSEKIAVEPN; from the coding sequence ATGGAAAAAAAACGACATGGTTTATGGAACTTTTTAATTGTATTGACACTAATCATCTGTCTTGCCGCTTTTGTTCTTCATTATAAAAATTGGACTTCGATGGATAACCAAGGCATGAAAATCGTGTCGGGCTTTTACTATCAGAACATTAACTTTTCAGAATTGGATAGCGTTGTATTATTGGATAAAATTCCACCAATGGAGCGTCTCAACGGATTTTCTGCCTTTGAAAAGGAAAAGGGAGTGTTTCGTGAATTCAAAGATTCGTTGACCGATAAAAAGGTTTATGTGTTCGTAGATAATTATGCGAGCTCTAAAATCAAATTGGTGCATCACGATTCATTAAAACTCTTTTTGAACCTAAAAGACTCTACCGATACCGAACAGCTGTTCAAAACACTCTCCGAGAAAATAGCGGTTGAACCGAACTAG
- a CDS encoding ketosteroid isomerase-like protein — translation MDTNEIATKLVSWCKAGDFEKPYQELYSDKIVSIENDGSGEGAFVEGFEGIKKKGEWWQENFEVHSNTVSEPIVADNWFSVKFEMDTTHKPSGQRSKMSEIAVYEVKEGKIVKEQFFYDEE, via the coding sequence ATGGACACGAATGAAATTGCAACTAAACTGGTCTCTTGGTGTAAAGCCGGTGATTTTGAAAAACCTTATCAGGAATTGTATAGTGATAAAATTGTAAGCATCGAAAATGATGGCAGTGGCGAAGGTGCCTTTGTCGAGGGCTTTGAAGGAATAAAAAAGAAGGGTGAATGGTGGCAAGAAAACTTTGAGGTACATAGTAATACGGTGTCAGAACCTATTGTGGCCGACAATTGGTTTTCGGTGAAATTTGAGATGGATACCACGCACAAACCTTCTGGTCAACGCTCCAAAATGTCTGAAATTGCGGTTTATGAGGTTAAAGAAGGTAAGATTGTAAAAGAACAGTTCTTTTATGACGAAGAATAA
- a CDS encoding uncharacterized membrane protein YgdD (TMEM256/DUF423 family), which yields MVLITQCVGALYGLLAVIFGAFGAHALKKIYSDEQQRSYETGVKYQMYHALLLIILGFNFNLDNSLEKYMAYSFMLGTFLFSFSIYGLTYSSAKGKKLRFLGPITPLGGLLLVIGWGLLLFSFIRNWV from the coding sequence ATGGTACTTATTACTCAATGTGTTGGAGCGTTGTATGGCCTGTTGGCCGTAATTTTTGGTGCTTTCGGTGCACATGCATTGAAAAAGATTTATTCAGACGAGCAGCAGAGGAGCTATGAGACAGGGGTAAAGTATCAAATGTACCATGCTCTACTGCTCATTATCTTAGGCTTTAATTTTAATCTTGACAATAGCCTTGAGAAATATATGGCCTACAGTTTCATGTTGGGCACCTTTTTGTTTTCCTTTAGCATTTATGGGTTAACCTATAGTTCGGCCAAGGGTAAAAAGCTTCGATTTCTTGGTCCGATAACGCCTTTGGGCGGTTTGCTTCTGGTTATCGGTTGGGGGCTATTGCTCTTTTCTTTTATTAGAAACTGGGTTTAA